The following proteins are co-located in the Sporolactobacillus pectinivorans genome:
- a CDS encoding energy-coupling factor transporter transmembrane component T family protein — MDALWTKTDRLFFKVNPTLKFLCFALLFIVYLFVHNLNTIIWATAVFLMLYLYAGGSSGKISFWFLFITFIVSFLSASAMILYGKGTHVLFQWFLVRVTEESLARGILLGLRTFVFSLVGMLFASTTQPVPFFYSLMQQLRVPVRYAYGCLAAFRMLPLMAEEFFHIRQAMKVRGLMRKKGIKAIYNRFMRYTLGMLVQSIRRAQRTAVAMEAKRFALTDDRTYYYQIGWSRSDAAFVLILLAAVAASFILSKWFPLTPFSNVFDSY; from the coding sequence ATGGACGCATTGTGGACGAAGACAGACCGACTGTTTTTCAAAGTCAATCCAACACTTAAATTTTTATGTTTTGCGCTTTTGTTTATCGTTTATTTATTTGTTCATAATCTGAATACGATAATCTGGGCAACAGCAGTTTTTTTAATGCTTTACCTATACGCCGGAGGGAGCTCCGGGAAAATTTCTTTCTGGTTTTTGTTCATCACGTTTATTGTCTCCTTTCTCAGTGCTTCGGCGATGATTTTATATGGAAAAGGGACACATGTCCTTTTTCAGTGGTTTCTGGTCAGGGTGACAGAGGAGAGTTTGGCGCGCGGCATCCTGCTCGGGCTGAGGACATTTGTTTTCAGTCTGGTCGGTATGTTATTCGCTTCAACGACGCAACCGGTACCTTTTTTCTACTCACTGATGCAGCAACTTAGAGTTCCGGTCCGTTATGCCTATGGCTGCCTTGCTGCTTTCCGGATGTTGCCCTTAATGGCTGAAGAATTTTTCCACATCCGCCAGGCAATGAAAGTACGCGGCCTGATGCGGAAAAAGGGGATAAAAGCCATTTATAACCGTTTTATGCGCTACACACTCGGAATGCTTGTCCAATCAATCCGCCGCGCCCAGAGAACGGCCGTTGCCATGGAGGCAAAACGTTTTGCACTGACAGATGACCGAACCTATTATTATCAGATCGGCTGGAGTCGCTCTGATGCTGCTTTTGTTCTGATCCTGCTTGCAGCAGTGGCTGCCAGTTTCATTCTATCCAAGTGGTTCCCGCTGACACCCTTCTCAAATGTTTTTGACAGCTATTAA
- the recU gene encoding Holliday junction resolvase RecU, whose protein sequence is MTLFYPNGQPYRETEIRKEALSQSAVDYSHRGMSLEEDLNVTNLYYIKTDQAVIYKKPTPVQIVHVDYPKRSAAKITEAYFRKASTTDYNGVYRGKYIDFEAKETTHENYIPLKNFHGHQIEHMERIQRHGGIGFIIVKFTKSDEIFLLDASFLSGCWSLSMQSGGRKSIPKKLFQEKGHLISQKYLPRIDYLRVINDVYF, encoded by the coding sequence GTGACACTCTTTTATCCGAATGGACAGCCTTATAGAGAGACAGAAATCCGGAAAGAAGCCCTTTCGCAATCGGCTGTTGATTATAGCCATCGCGGAATGTCTCTGGAAGAAGACCTCAACGTGACGAATCTTTATTATATTAAGACGGATCAGGCGGTCATCTACAAGAAGCCGACGCCTGTCCAGATTGTGCATGTGGACTATCCAAAGCGCAGCGCGGCCAAAATTACGGAAGCATATTTCAGAAAAGCTTCGACAACGGATTATAATGGAGTCTATAGAGGAAAATATATTGATTTTGAGGCGAAAGAGACGACTCATGAGAATTACATTCCTCTGAAAAATTTTCATGGCCATCAAATCGAACACATGGAACGGATCCAGCGCCATGGTGGCATAGGCTTTATTATTGTTAAATTTACGAAGTCTGACGAAATCTTCCTGTTGGACGCCTCCTTCCTGTCTGGTTGCTGGTCTTTATCCATGCAAAGTGGTGGAAGAAAATCCATTCCGAAAAAGCTGTTTCAGGAAAAAGGGCATCTGATTTCCCAGAAATACTTGCCGCGAATTGATTATCTTCGCGTCATAAATGATGTATACTTTTAA
- the mbcS gene encoding acyl-CoA synthetase MbcS, with translation MELKDLIAPDSYNLTSEIDRFDSDKIALRWENEDGEKKTVTYHELIQRGKRFANVLTSLGIKKGDRIMTIVPRIIDAYVIYLGALRAGIAVIPGSEMLRSADIALRINQGEAKAIVAFHEYSGQVDEIKEETPSLKYKLSVAGETAGWLSMDQLIGEASADFTTVETSKDDMAFLTYTSGTSGTPKGVVHSHAWAYAHLRIAAPRWLDIRDGDTFWATAGPGWQKWIWSPFLSVLGKGVTGFVYNGRFNPEKQLQLLQDYKVNVLCCTPTEYRLMAKVDGLEKYDLSHLRNACSAGEALNREVIDVFKKTFDIQLKDGYGQTESTLLIGTMVGDKICYGSMGKPILDPFITIIDEDGNPVPDDVIGNIAVRRDFPALFRSYYHQPDRYQAAVRGNYFLTGDRASRDKDNYFWFHGRRDDVIISSGYTIGPVEVEDALLKNEAVKDCAVVGKPHAIRGNIVKAFVILKDGYTGGPELIKALQAFVKSETAPYKYPREIEFVTDLPKTISGKIKRSALRDLEVRRARENGLTV, from the coding sequence ATGGAACTTAAAGATTTGATCGCTCCGGACTCTTACAATCTGACTAGTGAAATTGATCGCTTTGACTCAGATAAAATTGCGCTTCGCTGGGAAAATGAGGATGGAGAAAAAAAGACTGTTACCTATCATGAATTGATTCAGAGAGGAAAACGGTTTGCGAACGTGCTGACCAGCTTAGGAATCAAAAAGGGTGACAGGATCATGACGATTGTGCCCCGGATCATTGATGCGTATGTGATTTATCTTGGCGCACTGAGAGCGGGCATCGCTGTTATTCCAGGATCGGAAATGCTCAGATCCGCAGATATTGCTTTGCGCATTAATCAGGGAGAGGCAAAAGCAATTGTTGCTTTTCACGAATACAGCGGCCAGGTTGACGAGATCAAGGAAGAGACGCCGTCACTGAAATACAAACTATCAGTAGCCGGAGAAACTGCGGGATGGTTGTCGATGGATCAATTGATTGGAGAGGCTTCTGCTGATTTTACAACCGTTGAAACGAGCAAAGATGACATGGCTTTTCTGACTTATACTTCAGGGACCTCAGGCACTCCTAAAGGCGTCGTACACAGCCATGCCTGGGCCTACGCCCATCTGAGAATTGCAGCGCCTCGCTGGTTGGACATTCGCGATGGTGATACATTCTGGGCAACTGCCGGCCCGGGCTGGCAGAAATGGATCTGGAGTCCGTTCCTTTCAGTTCTGGGCAAGGGCGTTACCGGATTTGTATACAACGGGCGGTTTAATCCTGAGAAGCAGCTGCAGCTGCTTCAGGATTATAAAGTCAACGTCCTCTGCTGCACGCCGACCGAATACAGACTGATGGCAAAAGTTGACGGGCTTGAAAAATATGATCTATCCCATCTGCGCAACGCCTGCTCCGCCGGAGAAGCATTGAACCGGGAAGTGATCGACGTCTTTAAGAAAACATTTGATATTCAGCTTAAAGACGGCTATGGACAGACGGAAAGCACGCTGCTGATTGGCACCATGGTCGGTGATAAAATCTGTTATGGATCAATGGGTAAACCTATTTTGGATCCTTTTATCACGATTATCGATGAAGACGGCAATCCCGTTCCTGATGACGTGATCGGTAACATCGCCGTCCGCCGTGATTTTCCGGCGCTGTTCCGTAGTTATTATCATCAGCCGGATCGTTATCAGGCAGCTGTTCGCGGCAACTACTTCCTTACCGGGGATCGTGCTTCGAGAGACAAAGACAACTATTTCTGGTTCCACGGCAGACGCGATGATGTGATCATCAGCTCCGGGTATACCATCGGACCGGTAGAAGTGGAAGACGCATTGCTCAAGAATGAAGCAGTCAAGGATTGTGCGGTTGTCGGGAAACCGCATGCCATCCGTGGCAATATTGTCAAAGCATTTGTCATACTCAAAGACGGTTATACCGGCGGTCCGGAACTGATTAAAGCATTGCAGGCATTCGTTAAAAGTGAAACGGCGCCTTATAAGTATCCGAGAGAGATCGAATTTGTCACGGATCTTCCAAAAACCATCTCAGGTAAAATCAAACGGTCTGCTCTGCGTGATCTTGAAGTTCGCCGTGCCCGTGAAAATGGACTGACCGTTTGA
- a CDS encoding DUF975 family protein, with protein MRISEIKKKARDSLENNWAISSLLVFIAFFVISGFQDLYEIFISGGLSIWIYNWEHNIDLPPSVLLTEIIYSIIVSPISITFYWFFLGLARSENPQIGEVFTVYTNIRKVLKLIWVSFVLGFFVAMWTLLFIVPGIIKSIAYAQTYFILKDHPEYSATEAIAESRKMMRGYKWKFFVMELSFIGWAILSVFTLFIGMLWLAPYFFATLAVFYNERIKVPEEVYR; from the coding sequence ATGCGCATTTCTGAAATCAAAAAGAAAGCCAGAGACTCGCTGGAAAATAATTGGGCAATCTCTTCTCTGCTAGTTTTCATCGCATTTTTTGTAATTTCCGGCTTTCAGGATCTTTATGAAATATTTATTTCCGGAGGCTTGAGCATCTGGATATACAATTGGGAACATAACATTGATCTTCCCCCGTCTGTCCTGCTGACTGAAATTATTTATTCAATCATCGTATCACCGATATCCATTACGTTTTATTGGTTTTTCCTCGGGCTGGCCAGATCGGAAAATCCTCAGATCGGTGAAGTATTTACCGTTTATACAAACATTAGAAAAGTACTGAAGTTGATCTGGGTGTCGTTCGTCCTGGGCTTTTTCGTTGCGATGTGGACCCTCTTATTTATCGTTCCGGGCATTATTAAATCGATCGCTTACGCCCAGACTTACTTCATTCTTAAAGATCATCCGGAATACTCTGCCACAGAGGCAATTGCTGAAAGCCGTAAAATGATGCGCGGTTACAAGTGGAAATTCTTTGTCATGGAGTTAAGTTTCATCGGTTGGGCGATTCTGTCCGTCTTTACATTGTTTATTGGCATGCTCTGGCTGGCACCTTACTTCTTTGCGACTCTGGCAGTGTTCTATAATGAACGAATCAAAGTACCAGAAGAAGTATACAGGTGA
- a CDS encoding ABC transporter ATP-binding protein: MSSTSRIQEWGVSKLRLAFPKKQDMFFKDLSFHYHKGEKVLFLGPSGCGKSTLLQVLSGLIPKSVQLPMRAESLSIPEDWGFIFQDPDTQFCMPYVDEEIAFVLENRKIDPSKMPELIHRYLNMTGLDFVDPHRPINSLSGGMKQRLAIASVLALEPEVLFLDEPTALLDPEGTMQLWQTVRNIGSERTLVIVEHKISRILDFVDRIVLFDAHGKIIADGPKSELLKEHSRELDQYGIWHPGAWAGYEKSRLGNLKKKTYEKPLLDLKNFSVLRSRELKFSVSRLKIFRGEWIAIIGENGAGKSTMVEGLMNLIHRKGAIHWHLKHQEEDVAFVFQNPEYQFVTDRVDDELAFSLKLKKSDRNVIDRCVNETLDRYSLNEQRARHPFQLSVGQKRRLSVASSLIDRPEAVILDEPTFGQDARNTFALLDVLQQLVDEGTTVIMVTHEMEIVRHFATRVLTVKQGRLIGDSLVTDPDPGREGDPNGRIVDEDRPTVFQSQSNT, from the coding sequence ATGTCCTCAACAAGTAGGATTCAGGAATGGGGCGTTTCGAAATTACGCCTTGCTTTTCCAAAAAAGCAGGACATGTTTTTCAAAGATCTTAGTTTTCACTACCATAAGGGGGAGAAGGTTCTCTTTCTCGGCCCGTCCGGGTGTGGAAAATCAACACTGCTTCAGGTACTTTCCGGACTGATTCCCAAAAGCGTCCAGCTGCCGATGAGGGCGGAATCCCTGTCTATTCCTGAAGACTGGGGTTTTATCTTTCAGGATCCTGATACTCAGTTCTGTATGCCCTACGTAGATGAAGAAATCGCTTTTGTGCTGGAAAACAGGAAAATCGATCCCTCAAAAATGCCTGAGCTGATTCACCGGTATCTGAACATGACCGGACTGGATTTTGTAGATCCGCACCGGCCGATTAACTCGCTTTCAGGTGGGATGAAACAGCGACTCGCGATTGCCAGCGTGCTCGCGCTGGAACCCGAAGTGCTCTTTCTTGATGAACCGACGGCGCTGCTTGATCCTGAGGGAACCATGCAATTGTGGCAGACCGTACGTAACATTGGTTCTGAACGAACATTGGTTATTGTTGAACATAAAATCAGCCGGATCCTCGATTTCGTTGATCGGATTGTTTTATTTGATGCGCACGGAAAGATTATTGCTGACGGACCCAAATCAGAACTTCTCAAAGAACACAGCCGGGAGCTGGATCAGTATGGCATCTGGCATCCAGGCGCCTGGGCCGGCTATGAAAAAAGCCGATTAGGAAATCTCAAGAAAAAAACGTATGAAAAGCCGCTTCTGGACCTTAAAAATTTTTCTGTGCTCCGCAGCAGGGAACTCAAATTTTCGGTGTCCCGTCTGAAGATCTTCCGGGGCGAATGGATTGCCATTATTGGAGAAAACGGCGCGGGAAAAAGTACCATGGTCGAGGGTTTGATGAATCTGATCCACCGCAAGGGGGCTATTCACTGGCATCTCAAACACCAAGAAGAAGATGTCGCTTTCGTTTTCCAGAACCCGGAGTACCAGTTTGTAACCGACCGGGTCGATGATGAACTGGCTTTCAGTCTTAAACTGAAAAAATCCGACAGGAACGTCATCGATAGATGCGTGAATGAGACACTTGACAGATATTCACTGAACGAACAGCGCGCGCGCCATCCCTTTCAGTTATCGGTCGGGCAGAAACGGCGGCTCAGTGTTGCGTCGTCGCTGATCGACCGTCCTGAAGCCGTCATTCTCGATGAACCGACATTTGGCCAGGACGCGCGAAATACTTTTGCACTCCTCGACGTGTTACAGCAGCTCGTTGATGAGGGCACTACAGTGATCATGGTGACCCATGAAATGGAGATTGTCCGGCACTTTGCGACTCGCGTTTTAACGGTTAAACAAGGCAGGCTGATCGGTGATTCACTCGTGACAGATCCTGATCCGGGCAGGGAGGGGGATCCGAATGGACGCATTGTGGACGAAGACAGACCGACTGTTTTTCAAAGTCAATCCAACACTTAA
- a CDS encoding VOC family protein: MSPFHSFPNTFVSQVYLAVSNLERSRDFYQNMLGLRVMKKEGHSITFSANGLDPLVTLEQPDQVLPHHSRQAGLYHFALLLPSRKDLAAVLYHLLKEEYPLQGGSDHAVSEAVYLADPDGNGIELYRDRPATEWKWRDGKVFMPTVAMDEHILDELDGQPWNGMPEQTIMGHIHLQVADLEAAEIFYCSALGFDLVSQYDDQADFISTGGYHHHIGLNVWMSKGRPATDEVHAGMNCFILEYPSPETREEAVGRLKSMGVSVSEKGTFISVKDPSNIKILLHAGNAD, encoded by the coding sequence ATGTCACCTTTTCACAGTTTTCCTAACACTTTCGTCAGCCAGGTTTATCTCGCGGTAAGCAACCTGGAACGTTCCCGGGATTTTTATCAGAACATGCTGGGTCTGCGTGTCATGAAAAAAGAGGGCCATTCAATTACTTTTTCCGCAAACGGACTCGATCCGCTGGTCACACTTGAACAACCGGACCAAGTGCTGCCGCATCACTCGCGGCAGGCGGGTTTGTATCACTTTGCGCTGCTGCTGCCTTCGCGCAAAGACCTTGCCGCCGTGCTGTATCATCTGCTGAAAGAGGAATACCCGCTGCAGGGCGGCTCCGATCATGCGGTCAGTGAAGCAGTCTACTTGGCGGATCCTGATGGCAACGGCATTGAACTTTACCGCGACAGACCTGCAACAGAATGGAAGTGGCGTGACGGTAAGGTGTTCATGCCTACTGTAGCAATGGATGAACATATTCTTGATGAGCTGGACGGTCAGCCGTGGAATGGGATGCCGGAGCAAACAATCATGGGGCATATTCACCTCCAGGTTGCCGATCTGGAAGCCGCCGAAATATTTTATTGCAGCGCGCTTGGTTTCGATTTGGTCTCACAGTACGATGATCAGGCAGATTTCATTTCAACCGGCGGCTATCATCATCACATCGGATTGAATGTTTGGATGAGCAAAGGCCGTCCGGCAACCGACGAAGTCCATGCCGGCATGAATTGTTTTATTCTGGAATATCCAAGCCCGGAAACCAGAGAAGAAGCTGTCGGCCGTTTGAAGAGCATGGGCGTCTCTGTATCCGAAAAGGGGACATTTATCAGCGTAAAGGATCCGTCGAACATTAAAATATTACTGCACGCGGGAAATGCAGATTAA
- a CDS encoding YppE family protein, translating to MDSQSVRLKKLTEKLKSGNKEAYDQFMNHTLAGDYDADFQQDVKPFADRYQAIIDQWQPLVEDWVENRKPKYVFPVLIKDTCENLSIVIVTAFQKDTRRRRFIETIKAIDYVLDNVLDQLDTDILEEGLSH from the coding sequence ATGGATAGTCAATCCGTCAGGTTGAAAAAACTGACTGAAAAATTGAAAAGCGGAAATAAAGAAGCTTATGATCAATTCATGAACCATACACTTGCGGGAGACTATGATGCGGACTTTCAACAGGATGTAAAACCCTTTGCCGATCGCTACCAGGCGATCATTGATCAATGGCAACCGCTTGTGGAGGACTGGGTCGAAAACCGGAAACCCAAATACGTCTTTCCTGTTCTGATTAAAGACACGTGTGAAAATCTGTCGATTGTGATCGTCACCGCTTTTCAAAAGGATACCCGGAGACGACGATTCATCGAAACAATCAAAGCGATTGACTATGTGCTCGATAATGTCCTTGATCAGTTGGACACGGACATCCTTGAAGAGGGCCTGTCCCATTAA
- a CDS encoding methyl-accepting chemotaxis protein, whose translation MQLRLRYHFQWRNLKINQKYLLNLLIVLLITLVSVAIATILLVQALQKVDGAGVEANRVVQITDIGSLFRSKDSGVADYLINPSDSAVSRYTQDQQQLTRMERQVQPYMKTPEQQTIFNRIMRNDSMTYDLFQNELVPAISMNDMKKARSIRNEQNRLQDDTMRQIQNLRVSVLGQEQSAVAGARAQIRWSIIFLILSLLLSVAVSGCITYFIHRQMRLSFAHVLKMTDRIASGDLRDSAETVRGKDEIGLIAQSIINMKNNLLNMTLTIARLSTTSRQNSHHLIQSVREVAENSNHVKEAMAELSAGTEDQAKNASQISEMAGHFMDSLSGEATRASSINELSVSATEATKKGKNSIDSSVSHMTMINSSVQDCMVKMTRLDEQMKDISGLIHLIEGIARETNLLALNASIESARAGAGGKGFAVIAESIRNLSDQTSESVKKITGMMNEIRKNSGAVHQALTMSYEQVRNGSEQIKTTGGQFTQIDAQMKQVGEKIKSMSARLHEISEIGQNMIHSIESIAAVSEQSAATVGDVSQSMESVNETMLSFSHDAESMALESKRMDDMMNRFKLNDSPAT comes from the coding sequence ATGCAGCTAAGATTACGGTATCATTTTCAATGGCGAAATCTTAAAATCAATCAGAAGTATCTTCTAAATCTTCTTATCGTACTCCTGATCACTTTGGTTTCCGTGGCGATCGCCACAATTTTGCTCGTGCAGGCACTGCAGAAGGTGGACGGTGCCGGAGTGGAGGCGAACCGGGTCGTTCAAATTACAGATATTGGCTCTTTGTTCCGTTCCAAAGATTCCGGAGTCGCCGATTATCTCATTAATCCCAGTGACTCGGCGGTTAGCCGGTATACACAGGACCAGCAGCAGCTGACCCGGATGGAACGCCAGGTGCAGCCTTATATGAAGACTCCAGAGCAGCAGACGATTTTCAACCGGATTATGAGAAACGATTCGATGACCTATGATCTGTTTCAAAACGAACTGGTGCCTGCAATATCGATGAATGATATGAAGAAAGCAAGAAGCATCCGAAATGAGCAGAACCGCCTTCAGGATGATACAATGAGGCAGATTCAAAATCTTCGGGTTTCGGTTTTAGGCCAGGAACAGTCGGCGGTCGCGGGGGCTCGTGCCCAGATCAGATGGTCGATCATTTTTTTAATATTGAGTTTGCTTCTGTCCGTAGCCGTGAGCGGGTGCATCACCTATTTCATACACCGGCAGATGAGGCTATCCTTTGCTCACGTTCTTAAAATGACAGACCGGATCGCTTCAGGTGATCTTAGAGACTCCGCGGAAACCGTTCGCGGGAAAGATGAGATCGGTCTGATTGCACAGTCGATCATCAATATGAAAAACAATCTGCTGAATATGACACTGACCATCGCTAGACTTTCGACTACATCACGGCAGAACAGCCACCATTTGATCCAATCTGTTCGTGAGGTGGCAGAAAACAGTAATCATGTCAAAGAGGCAATGGCTGAACTTTCCGCCGGTACGGAAGATCAGGCAAAAAATGCATCACAAATCAGTGAAATGGCAGGTCATTTCATGGACAGTCTTTCCGGCGAAGCCACGCGGGCGAGCTCAATTAATGAGCTTTCTGTTTCAGCGACAGAAGCAACGAAAAAGGGGAAAAACTCGATTGACAGCTCCGTGAGCCATATGACTATGATTAACAGCAGTGTCCAGGACTGCATGGTCAAAATGACGCGGCTTGATGAGCAGATGAAGGATATCTCCGGCTTGATTCATCTGATTGAAGGAATTGCCAGAGAAACTAATCTTCTTGCGCTCAATGCTTCGATTGAATCTGCCAGGGCAGGAGCAGGTGGCAAGGGATTTGCGGTTATTGCCGAATCAATCCGCAACTTATCCGACCAGACGTCGGAGTCTGTGAAAAAGATTACCGGAATGATGAATGAGATCCGTAAGAATTCCGGTGCTGTGCATCAGGCATTGACCATGAGCTATGAACAAGTCAGGAACGGATCGGAACAAATCAAGACCACGGGCGGCCAATTTACGCAGATCGATGCACAGATGAAACAGGTAGGAGAAAAAATAAAAAGCATGTCTGCCAGACTTCATGAAATTAGTGAAATCGGACAAAATATGATCCATTCAATCGAGAGTATTGCCGCCGTATCGGAACAGTCAGCAGCAACGGTTGGCGATGTATCACAATCGATGGAAAGCGTCAATGAAACAATGCTTAGTTTTTCGCATGACGCGGAATCAATGGCCCTCGAATCAAAAAGAATGGATGACATGATGAATCGGTTTAAACTGAATGACTCACCGGCTACATAA
- the spoIIP gene encoding stage II sporulation protein P — MNHNDPSHTTSLAEIFLYYLILLIIAYGLAALIVVSQVRIGPVDDALQKANWPAEALMAETFGNENSVFNHVIRATDRPKSVYKLAFEVMTDLRFDDIRSLFGSELPGFTIYNTKIFVAGKGLNYTNLPQDSPPPPEITLEKPKQTKPEKAPSGPITDNNKLKKTVLLYHTHYWESYKPFNNGQATGLNPDHGVIHDGFVVGNVLASHGIGYINTGIQNWGYNVAYQGSRILVQNLLKQNPTLTYLIDIHRDSSGRSITTMDLNNTSYARISFIIGEDNPDYSANLYMAKQIKNVMDKQYPGLVRGIVGKTKFDGNGVYNQDLSKNALLIEIGGIDNTQAEVDRASKAFGEALATYIKQSNP; from the coding sequence TTGAATCATAACGACCCATCTCATACAACCTCACTCGCAGAAATTTTCTTATACTATTTGATTCTCCTGATTATTGCCTACGGGCTGGCTGCGTTAATCGTTGTCAGCCAGGTAAGAATCGGTCCTGTAGACGATGCGCTGCAAAAAGCTAACTGGCCTGCAGAAGCGTTGATGGCTGAAACCTTCGGTAATGAAAACTCAGTTTTTAATCACGTCATCCGTGCAACTGATCGCCCGAAAAGTGTCTATAAACTTGCTTTTGAGGTCATGACCGATCTGCGGTTTGATGATATCCGAAGCCTTTTCGGTTCGGAACTTCCGGGTTTTACAATTTATAATACAAAAATATTTGTAGCGGGCAAAGGATTGAACTACACGAATCTGCCTCAAGATAGTCCGCCACCGCCTGAAATTACCCTGGAAAAGCCTAAGCAGACAAAACCGGAGAAAGCGCCGTCAGGCCCAATCACTGATAATAATAAACTTAAAAAAACAGTATTACTCTACCACACACATTATTGGGAGTCGTATAAACCTTTTAACAACGGTCAGGCAACAGGTCTGAATCCGGATCATGGCGTAATTCATGACGGATTTGTAGTTGGAAACGTCCTTGCAAGTCATGGTATTGGCTATATTAATACGGGCATACAAAACTGGGGCTACAATGTTGCCTATCAGGGTTCAAGAATTCTTGTCCAGAATTTGCTCAAGCAAAATCCTACCCTTACCTATTTGATCGATATTCACCGGGACTCTTCCGGAAGGAGCATCACAACAATGGATTTGAACAATACCTCTTACGCGCGGATCAGCTTCATTATCGGTGAGGATAATCCGGACTATTCGGCCAATCTGTATATGGCAAAGCAAATAAAAAATGTTATGGACAAACAGTACCCGGGCCTTGTGCGCGGCATTGTCGGCAAAACAAAATTTGACGGCAATGGTGTCTACAATCAGGATCTGTCAAAAAATGCCCTGCTTATTGAGATCGGCGGCATCGATAATACTCAGGCTGAGGTGGATCGGGCATCTAAGGCATTTGGTGAGGCCCTGGCCACATATATAAAACAATCAAATCCATAA
- a CDS encoding ECF transporter S component, translated as MIHLKWSKHNVLNLTDILVTIVASLVFGLIFRLMGPVYDLLQSFGVQLDALIYGLWFIAGPFAALLIRKPGIAFLAETAAALAEVLFGGSGGIINLYYGLIQGAFSELIFAVFMYRRFTLSPAMLSGLAASAGSLILDIPLGAMNYLAGWNLTLNIIFRFIGALIFAGVLPFVLVKALEKTGVTQLVRPVTKEDYDVLNK; from the coding sequence GTGATTCATTTGAAATGGAGTAAACACAACGTATTGAATCTGACCGATATCCTGGTCACCATTGTTGCATCTTTGGTTTTTGGACTGATTTTCAGATTGATGGGGCCGGTTTACGATCTGCTCCAGTCGTTTGGCGTGCAGCTCGATGCTCTGATTTACGGATTATGGTTTATCGCTGGACCGTTTGCGGCGCTGCTGATCAGAAAACCAGGTATCGCATTTCTGGCGGAAACAGCTGCTGCACTGGCAGAGGTGCTTTTTGGCGGCAGCGGAGGAATCATCAATCTCTATTACGGATTGATTCAGGGGGCATTTTCTGAACTGATCTTTGCTGTTTTCATGTACCGCCGTTTTACACTGTCTCCAGCCATGTTATCCGGATTGGCCGCTTCCGCCGGATCGCTTATTTTGGATATCCCCTTAGGTGCCATGAACTATCTTGCAGGATGGAATCTGACTCTGAATATCATTTTTCGATTCATCGGTGCACTGATCTTTGCCGGCGTGCTTCCATTTGTTTTGGTCAAAGCATTGGAGAAAACGGGAGTGACCCAGCTCGTCCGCCCTGTTACAAAGGAAGATTACGATGTCCTCAACAAGTAG